A stretch of Drosophila gunungcola strain Sukarami chromosome 3L unlocalized genomic scaffold, Dgunungcola_SK_2 000002F, whole genome shotgun sequence DNA encodes these proteins:
- the LOC128257688 gene encoding uncharacterized protein LOC128257688: protein MPDKLLINTLKSFNELTDENQKRCKEIFERPLPLKLQSNKYIKFTNDILKEFPNETEEKACFLTFQIISLDINYSVLIFSLCGVFECFHFVLYASVLEDAKVPGKEQFVSDVLNNLIKTEIPKLKQFSIKIILLQNHLINQNFVKILSDMKQSICEDFLFIADSGYWRYSNLHNPYAQNASFAILNTSISAENTEGLFNKYRKTAENKNLNYLRQFVNDYYKLSLVLLAGKPSFSLHLCTLERLDN from the coding sequence atgccAGATAAACTACTCATTAATACTCTGAAATCCTTCAACGAATTAACAGATGAGAATCAGAAAAGGTGCAAGGAAATCTTCGAAAGGCCACTCCCTCTTAAACTGCAAAGCAATAAGTACATAAAGTTCACAAATGATATCCTCAAAGAGTTCCCGAATGAAACTGAAGAGAAAGCATGCTTCTTGACTTTCCAAATAATATCTTTGGATATCAATTACAGCGTTCTGATATTTAGTCTGTGTGGCGTATTCGAATGTTTCCATTTCGTTTTGTATGCCAGTGTATTAGAAGATGCAAAAGTACCAGGAAAAGAGCAATTTGTCAGTGatgttttaaacaatttaattaaaactgagaTACCCAAACTCAAGCAGTTCagcataaaaattattttacttcaAAACCATTTGATCAACCAGAATTTCGTCAAGATTCTCTCGGATATGAAGCAGAGCATCTGcgaagattttttatttattgctgaTTCTGGATACTGGCGTTACTCTAATTTACATAATCCTTATGCTCAAAATGCCAGTTTTGCGATCTTAAATACATCGATTTCAGCGGAGAATACTGAAGGTCTCTTCAATAAATACAGGAAAACAGCTGAGAACAAGAATCTTAACTATCTAAGGCAGTTTGTAAATGATTACTATAAGCTATCCCTCGTACTGTTGGCTGGCAAACCATCTTTTAGTCTGCACCTTTGTACCTTGGAGCGATTGGATAATTGA